One genomic segment of Rhinolophus sinicus isolate RSC01 linkage group LG11, ASM3656204v1, whole genome shotgun sequence includes these proteins:
- the LOC109437592 gene encoding zinc finger protein 805 isoform X1, protein MMAAVWMDPAQMPVTFEDVAVTFTQEEWGQLALAQRTLYQEVMLETCRLLVSLGCPLPKPELIYPLEHSPELQTSKRGLSPSSCPGLAVSRSHGVTHMEPEGSPGFLRR, encoded by the exons ATGATGGCGGCGGTGTGGATGGACCCGGCACAA ATGCCTGTGACCTTTGAGGATGTGGCAGTGACTTTCACCCAGGAGGAGTGGGGGCAGCTGGCCCTGGCCCAGAGGACCCTGTACCAGGAGGTGATGCTGGAAACCTGCAGGCTCCTGGTATCTCTGG GCTGTCCCTTGCCCAAACCAGAGCTGATCTACCCACTGGAACATAGCCCGGAGTTACAGACATCAAAGAGAGGCCTCTCCCCAAGTTCCTGCCCAG GACTTGCAGTTTCCAGGTCCCATGGAGTCACCCACATGGAGCCAGAGGGGAGCCCAGGGTTCCTGAGAAGGTAG
- the LOC109437592 gene encoding zinc finger protein 805 isoform X4 yields MMAAVWMDPAQMPVTFEDVAVTFTQEEWGQLALAQRTLYQEVMLETCRLLVSLGLAVSRSHGVTHMEPEGSPGFLRR; encoded by the exons ATGATGGCGGCGGTGTGGATGGACCCGGCACAA ATGCCTGTGACCTTTGAGGATGTGGCAGTGACTTTCACCCAGGAGGAGTGGGGGCAGCTGGCCCTGGCCCAGAGGACCCTGTACCAGGAGGTGATGCTGGAAACCTGCAGGCTCCTGGTATCTCTGG GACTTGCAGTTTCCAGGTCCCATGGAGTCACCCACATGGAGCCAGAGGGGAGCCCAGGGTTCCTGAGAAGGTAG
- the LOC109437592 gene encoding zinc finger protein 805 isoform X2: MMAAVWMDPAQMPVTFEDVAVTFTQEEWGQLALAQRTLYQEVMLETCRLLVSLGCPLPKPELIYPLEHSPELQTSKRGLSPSSCPVAGGAAHHPLRDSRN; the protein is encoded by the exons ATGATGGCGGCGGTGTGGATGGACCCGGCACAA ATGCCTGTGACCTTTGAGGATGTGGCAGTGACTTTCACCCAGGAGGAGTGGGGGCAGCTGGCCCTGGCCCAGAGGACCCTGTACCAGGAGGTGATGCTGGAAACCTGCAGGCTCCTGGTATCTCTGG GCTGTCCCTTGCCCAAACCAGAGCTGATCTACCCACTGGAACATAGCCCGGAGTTACAGACATCAAAGAGAGGCCTCTCCCCAAGTTCCTGCCCAG ttgcagggggcgctgcccaccatcccttgcgggactcgaggaattga
- the LOC109437592 gene encoding zinc finger protein 805 isoform X3 produces MMAAVWMDPAQMPVTFEDVAVTFTQEEWGQLALAQRTLYQEVMLETCRLLVSLGCPLPKPELIYPLEHSPELQTSKRGLSPSSCPGEVLPPNTADSCTSV; encoded by the exons ATGATGGCGGCGGTGTGGATGGACCCGGCACAA ATGCCTGTGACCTTTGAGGATGTGGCAGTGACTTTCACCCAGGAGGAGTGGGGGCAGCTGGCCCTGGCCCAGAGGACCCTGTACCAGGAGGTGATGCTGGAAACCTGCAGGCTCCTGGTATCTCTGG GCTGTCCCTTGCCCAAACCAGAGCTGATCTACCCACTGGAACATAGCCCGGAGTTACAGACATCAAAGAGAGGCCTCTCCCCAAGTTCCTGCCCAG GGGAGGTCTTGCCTCCAAACACGGCCGATTCCTGCACCAGTGTCTAG
- the ZNF304 gene encoding zinc finger protein 304 has product MAAAALTDRALGCVTFEDVFVYFSREEWELLEEAQRCLYRDVMLENFALVASLDCWRGAAPEDSPSEQSISVGVSQVRTPESGPFIQKAHSCEMCEPLLKGVVHLAEHQDLHPVQKLYTCDPCGRGLLFDANFDQHQKRHSGENPFNGDEGGASFVNSCAVHILGRPCTCREEGMDLLDSSGLFQHQPTQCGMSPCKRTEFMESFPHSTSLGQHQEDHDGQMLFNCSDHGKAFLNTFTLLDKQITHTEVRPFRCLPCGNMSKEKAAVIHHRKIHNGETPHVCKECGKAFIHLSHLKMHQKFHTGKRHTCSECGKAFSRKDTLVQHQRVHTGERSYDCSECGKAYSRSSHLVQHQRIHTGERPYKCGECGKAFSRKDTLVQHQRFHTGERPYECSECGKFFSQSSHLIEHWRIHTGARPYECIECGKFFSHNSSLIKHRRVHTGARSYVCSKCGKAFSCKDTLVQHQIIHTGARPYECSECGKAFSRKDTLVQHQKIHTGERPYECSECGKFFSHSSNLIVHQRIHTGAKPYECSECGKCFSHNSSLILHQRVHTGARPYMCSECGKAYISSSHLVQHKKVHTGARPYECSECGKFFSRNSSLILHQRVHTGEKPYVCSKCGKAYSRSSHLVRHQKVHTGERPKECNSFGGPLAASLKLV; this is encoded by the exons ATGGCGGCTGCGGCGCTGACGGACCGGGCTCTG GGCTGTGTGACCTTCGAGGACGTGTTCGTGTACTTCTCTCGGGAGGAGTGGGAGCTCCTTGAGGAGGCTCAGAGATGCCTGTATCGtgatgtgatgctggagaactttGCGCTTGTGGCCTCACTGG atTGCTGGCGTGGAGCAGCCCCTGAGGACTCCCCTTCTGAGCAGAGCATTTCCGTAGGAGTGTCACAGGTCAGGACTCCTGAATCAGGTCCATTTATCCAGAAAGCGCACTCATGTGAGATGTGTGAGCCACTCCTGAAAGGCGTTGTGCACCTGGCTGAACACCAGGATTTACACCCTGTGCAGAAACTGTACACATGTGACCCATGTGGGAGAGGATTGTTGTTTGATGCAAACTTTGACCAGCACCAGAAGCGACATAGTGGCGAGAATCCCTTCAATGGTGATGAAGGTGGGGCCTCATTTGTGAATAGCTGTGCAGTCCACATATTAGGGAGGCCCTGTACTtgcagggaggaagggatggaCTTGCTGGACAGTTCTGGCCTCTTCCAGCACCAGCCCACTCAGTGCGGGATGAGTCCATGCAAAAGGACAGAGTTCATGGAGTCCTTCCCACACAGCACCAGCCTTGGGCAACACCAGGAGGATCATGATGGACAGATGCTCTTCAATTGCAGTGACCATGGGAAAGCCTTCCTGAACACCTTCACTCTTCTTGACAAACAGATAACTCATACTGAAGTGAGACCCTTTAGATGCCTACCATGTGGAAATATGTCCAAGGAGAAAGCGGCTGTCATACATCACCGAAAAATTCACAATGGAGAAACTCCACATGTATGTAAGGAGTGTGGAAAGGCCTTCATTCACCTGTCCCACCTGAAAATGCACCAGAAATTTCACACTGGGAAAAGACATACATGCAGTGAATGTGGCAAGGCCTTCAGCCGCAAAGACACACTTGTGCAACACCAGAGAGTCCACACGGGAGAGAGGTCTTATGACTGCagtgagtgtgggaaagcctACAGTAGAAGCTCCCACCTTGTCCAGCACCAGAGAATCCACACTGGAGAGAGGCCTTACAAGTGTGGtgagtgtgggaaggccttcagccGTAAAGACACACTTGTGCAGCACCAGAGGTTTCACACTGGAGAGCGGCCATACGAGTGCAGCGAGTGTGGGAAATTCTTTAGCCAAAGCTCTCACCTGATTGAGCACTGGAGGATTCACACTGGGGCAAGGCCTTACGAATGCATTGAATGTGGGAAATTCTTTAGCCATAACTCCAGCCTAATTAAACATCGAAGAGTCCACACAGGAGCAAGGTCTTACGTGTGCAGCAAATGTGGGAAGGCTTTCAGCTGTAAAGACACACTTGTTCAGCACCAGATAATTCACACAGGAGCAAGGCCTTATGAATGCAGCGAGTGTGGGAAAGCTTTCAGCCGCAAGGACACACTTGTGCAGCACCAGAAAATCCACACAGGAGAGAGGCCTTATGAGTGTAGTGAGTGTGGAAAATTCTTTAGCCACAGCTCCAACCTTATTGTGCACCAGAGAATCCACACTGGAGCGAAGCCTTATGAGTGCAGTGAGTGTGGGAAATGCTTCAGCCACAACTCCAGCCTCATTCTACACCAGAGAGTTCACACCGGAGCAAGGCCTTACATGTGCAGTGAGTGTGGAAAAGCCTACATTAGTAGCTCCCACCTTGTTCAACACAAGAAAGTTCACACTGGAGCAAGACCTTAtgagtgcagtgaatgtgggaaattctTTAGCCGCAACTCCAGCCTCATTCTACACCAGAGggttcacactggagaaaagccTTATGTGTGCAGCAAATGTGGGAAAGCCTATAGCAGGAGCTCCCATCTTGTTCGGCACCAGAaagttcacactggagaaaggccTAAGGAATGCAACAGTTTTGGTGGCCCTTTAGCTGCATCTCTTAAACTTGTTTAG